Proteins encoded together in one Salarias fasciatus chromosome 17, fSalaFa1.1, whole genome shotgun sequence window:
- the LOC115404615 gene encoding bestrophin-3-like, producing MTVTYSSKVANASFFSFHRLLLRWKGSIYKLLYREFLLFVVLYTVLSVVYRFVLTGHQKTLFEKLSMYCDKYAEQIPVTFVLGFYVTLVVNRWWNQFVNLPWPDRLMFQISSYVQGKDEYGRLLRRTLVRYVNLTSLLIFRSVSTAVCKRFPTMDHVVEAGFMTPEERKVFENIRSPHLKYWIPVVWFSNLASKARQEGRIQDSIDLQSILNEMNLFRTWCATLFGYDWVGIPLVYTQVVTLAVYTFFFACLIGRQFLDPARGYQGHDLDLYVPIFTLLQFFFYAGWLKVAEQLINPFGEDDDDFEANWIIDRNLQVSLLAVDEMHMNLPHMTKDMYWNDCDARPPYTLAAADYCIPSFLGSTTDMGLSDILQFDESDVSDSRPQQLDTVLTRRQESVLGRVRRLLSVQEPPELRPPRPILKRHSSDATGSFFPDFRVNACPDDVAPPPALAVPPSSMDTLSTLKEVSSNLPSPEDSPSLVFPRFVVSPPLTADARRNADPSGKHLNGLDPACTPTPTDEAPGLETPRAGSSVCCSPTQLGPKEFRWTTLNNQCRPLPRPRGRQFSLQFSRQSSKGSVRSLPSPKGLGRRRRGLARFQSRRSPGPSADTLQLPEPDYDHDFQGTADDVEKAETNGGEEIPNNNNVQSQSSEQKRDEG from the exons ATGACTGTGACGTATTCCAGTAAAGTGGCGAACgcctccttcttcagcttccaccggctgctgctgcgctggAAAGGAAGCATCTACAAGCTCCTGTACCGCGAGTTCCTGCTGTTTGTGGTGCTCTACACCGTCCTCAGCGTGGTCtacag ATTTGTCCTCACGGGACACCAGAAGACGCTGTTCGAGAAACTCTCAATGTACTGCGACAAATACGCCGAGCAGATCCCCGTCACCTTCGTGCTCG gtttcTATGTGACGCTTGTGGTGAACCGGTGGTGGAATCAGTTTGTGAACCTGCCCTGGCCGGACCGACTCATGTTCCAGATCTCCAG CTACGTTCAGGGTAAAGATGAATATGGCCGCCTGCTGCGTCGGACGCTGGTGCGTTACGTGAACCTGACCTCGCTCCTCATCTTCCGCTCCGTCAGCACCGCCGTCTGCAAGCGCTTCCCCACCATGGACCACGTGGTGGAGGCAG GTTTCATGACCCCCGAGGAGAGGAAGGTCTTCGAGAACATCCGGTCCCCTCACCTGAAGTACTGGATTCCCGTCGTCTGGTTCTCCAACCTGGCGTCCAAAGCTCGACAGGAGGGGCGGATCCAGGACAGCATCGACCTGCAGAGTATCCTCAAT GAGATGAACCTGTTCAGGACGTGGTGCGCGACTCTCTTCGGCTATGACTGGGTGGGCATCCCTCTGGTCTACACGCAG GTCGTCACTCTGGCCGTCTACACCTTTTTCTTCGCCTGTCTGATTGGCCGGCAGTTCCTGGACCCCGCCCGGGGTTACCAGGGTCACGACCTCGACCTGTACGTCCCCATCTTCACCCTGCTGCAGTTCTTCTTCTACGCTGGCTGGTTGAAG GTTGCAGAACAGCTCATCAACCCATTTGGAGAAGATGACGACGACTTCGAGGCAAACTGGATCATCGACAGAAACCTTCAG GTGTCTCTGCTGGCGGTGGACGAGATGCACATGAACCTGCCACACATGACCAAAGACATGTACTGGAACGACTGTGACGCCCGGCCTCCGTACacgctcgccgccgccgactACTGCATCCCGTCTTTCCTCGGATCCACCACCGACATGGG ACTCTCGGACATCCTGCAGTTCGATGAGAGCGACGTCTCCGACAGTCGACCGCAGCAGCTTGACACAGTTCTGACTCGACGACAAGAGTCT GTTTTGGGTCGAGTCCGCCGGCTGCTCAGCGTTCAGGAGCCTCCTGAGCTCCGACCTCCCCGACCCATCTTGAAGCGCCACAGCAGCGACGCCACCGGCAGCTTCTTCCCAGACTTCAG GGTTAACGCGTGTCCAGACGacgtggctccgccccctgcctTGGCGGTGCCGCCGTCCTCCATGGACACCCTGTCCACCCTGAAGGAGGTGAGCAGTAACCTGCCCTCGCCCGAAGACTCGCCCTCCCTGGTGTTCCCTCGGTTCGTCGTCAGCCCGCCACTGACAGCAGACGCCCGCCGCAATGCCGACCCCTCTGGGAAACACCTCAACGGTCTGGATCCGGCCTGCACTCCCACCCCGACCGACGAGGCTCCAGGCCTGGAAACACCAAG GGCCGGATCTTCGGTTTGTTGTTCTCCAACTCAGCTGGGGCCCAAAGAGTTTCGGTGGACGACCCTCAACAACCAGTGTCGCCCCCTGCCTCGTCCACGGGGGCGTCAGTTCTCCCTGCAGTTCTCCAGGCAGTCGTCCAAGGGGTCGGTCCGCAGCCTGCCCAGTCCGAAGGGCCTGGgccggaggaggcggggcctgGCTCGGTTCCAGTCCCGCCGGTCGCCGGGACCCTCCGCGGACACCCTGCAGCTGCCCGAACCGGACTACGACCACGACTTCCAGGGAACGGCCGACGACGTGGAGAAGGCAGAAACCAACGGCGGCGAGGAAAtcccaaacaacaacaacgttcAGTCGCAGAGTTCGGAACAAAAGCGAGACGAAGGTTAA
- the LOC115404031 gene encoding cathepsin E-like, whose product MLKLLLLLLWTWSSFALVRVPLKQVRSIRTQLRAAGALEDFLKEHHPAAFNRRYARCFPPGTMSLRLGRSSERIYNYMDTEYFGEIRLGTPGQNFSVVLDTGSADLWVPSTYCVSETCAVHHRFRAFDSSTFHHDGRQFGIHYGSGHLLGVTARDTLEIGGMTILNQEFGESVYEPGSSFLLAKFDGVLGLAYPRLAEILGNPVFDNLMVQEIVEEPVFSFYISSSADGSSRGGELLLGGTDESLYVEPINWLPVTDKGYWQIKMDSVSVQGVNSLCPHGCPAIIDTGTSLIAAPTNETVALHHLIGATPTNIGEFVIDCARLSSLPHVTFVLGGQEYTLSAQQYVRKDVFNGREFCFSGFQANDIMTPEGPLWILGDVFLRQYYSIFDRGQDRVGLARVRQPAEQ is encoded by the exons ATGCtgaagctgttgttgttgctgttgtggacCTGGAGCAGCTTCGCTCTGGTCAG GGTTCCCCTCAAGCAGGTGCGTTCGATTCGTACGCAGCTGCGAGCCGCCGGTGCGCTGGAGGACTTCCTGAAGGAGCATCACCCCGCCGCGTTTAACCGGCGCTACGCTCGGTGTTTCCCCCCCGGCACCATGTCGCTCCGGCTCGGACGCTCCAGCGAGAGGATCTACAACTACATGGAT ACTGAGTACTTTGGGGAGATCCGGCTCGGGACCCCTGGTCAGAACTTCTCGGTGGTTCTGGACACCGGATCGGCCGACCTGTGGGTTCCATCAACGTACTGTGTCAGCGAGACCTGCG cggtgcatcatcgcttcagagcgTTCGATTCCTCAACGTTTCATCACGACGGGCGGCAGTTCGGGATTCACTACGGATCGGGACACCTTCTGGGAGTGACGGCCAGAGACACTCTGGag ATCGGCGGTATGACCATCTTGAACCAGGAGTTCGGCGAGTCCGTGTACGAACCCGGATCCTCGTTCCTGTTGGCAAAGTTTGACGGCGTTCTGGGCCTCGCTTACCCAAGACTGGCTGAGATCCTCGGAAACCCTGTCTTTGACAACTTAATGGTTCAGGAGATCGTGGAGGAGCCCGTGTTCTCTTTCTACATCAGCAG TTCAGCAGATGGCTCCAGTCGAGGGGGAGAACTGCTGCTCGGTGGGACGGACGAGTCGCTGTACGTCGAGCCAATCAACTGGCTGCCTGTCACTGACAAAGGATACTGGCAGATCAAGATGGACAG cGTGTCGGTTCAGGGCGTGAACTCGCTCTGTCCTCACGGCTGTCCGGCCATCATCGACACCGGGACCTCCCTCATCGCCGCGCCGACCAATGAGACCGTCGCCCTCCACCACCTGATCGGAGCCACGCCCACCAACATCGGCGAG tttgtcatCGATTGTGCGCGGTTGTCCAGTTTGCCTCACGTGACCTTCGTTCTGGGTGGGCAGGAATACACACTGAGCGCTCAGCAATACGTCCGGAAG GACGTGTTCAACGGCCGGGAGTTCTGCTTCAGCGGCTTCCAGGCCAACGACATCATGACCCCCGAGGGCCCGCTGTGGATTCTGGGAGATGTGTTTCTGAGGCAGTACTACAGCATCTTCGACCGAGGGCAGGACCGAGTCGGGCTGGCTCGTGTGAGACAACCGGCGGAGCAGTGA
- the LOC115404014 gene encoding T-complex protein 1 subunit beta translates to MASLSMAPVNIFKHGADEEKAETARLSSFIGAIAIGDLVKSTLGPKGMDKILLSGAKGGSVTVTNDGATILKSIGVDNPAAKVLVDMSKVQDDEVGDGTTSVTVLAAELLREAELLIAKKIHPQTIISGWRKATQAARDALREAAVDHSDDPARFQEDLLNIARTTLSSKLLTHHKDHFSQLAVQAVLRLKGSGNLEAIHVIKKLGGSLTDSYLDEGFLLDKRIGVNQPKRLENANILIANTGMDTDKIKVFGSRVRVDSTAKVAEIEMAEKEKMKEKVDRILKHGINCFINRQLIYNYPEQLFAQAGVMAIEHADFAGVERLALVTGGEITSTFDHPEMVKLGHCKLIEEVMIGEDTLIHFSGVAMGEACTVVLRGATQQILDEAERSLHDALCVLAQTVKEPRTIYGGGCSEMLMAKVVSDLANRTPGKEAVAMESFAKALRMLPTIIADNAGYDSADLVAQLRAAHQENKTTFGLNMSEGVVGNMAELGVTESFQVKRQMLLSASEAAEMILRVDNIIKAAPRKRVPDHHPC, encoded by the exons ATG GCGTCCTTATCGATGGCCCCGGTCAACATCTTCAAACATGGAGCGGATGAAGAAAAAGCCGAGACGGCCCGgctg TCGTCTTTCATCGGCGCCATCGCCATCGGGGACCTGGTGAAGAGCACGCTGGGGCCGAAGGGCATG gatAAGATCCTGCTGAGCGGAGCGAAGGGCGGCTCGGTGACCGTCACCAACGACGGAGCCACCATCCTCAAATCCATCGGAGTCGACAACCCGGCCGCCAAGGTCCTCGTCG ACATGTCCAAGGTTCAGGACGACGAGGTCGGAGACGGCACCACCTCGGTCACCGTGCTCGCCGCCGAGCTGCTGCGG gaggcggagcttctgATCGCCAAGAAGATCCACCCGCAGACCATCATCTCCGGCTGGAGGAAGGCGACGCAGGCGGCCAGGGACGCTCTGAGGGAGGCGGCGGTCGACCACAG CGACGACCCGGCCCGCTtccaggaggacctgctgaacATCGCCCGCACCACGCTGTCCTCCAAGCTGCTCACGCACCACAAAGACCACTTCTCCCAGCTGGCCGTGCAGGCCGTGCTCAGGCTCAAGGGCTCCGGCAACCTGGAGGCCATCCACGTCATCAAGAAGCTGGGAGGGAGCCTGACCGACTCCTACCTGGACGAag ggttcCTGCTGGATAAAAGAATCGGAGTGAACCAACCCAAGAGACTAGAGAACGCAAACATCCTGATCGCCAACACGGGCATGGACACCGACAAGatcaag gtgtTTGGCTCCAGGGTCCGAGTGGACTCCACGGCGAAGGTGGCCGAGATCGAGATGGCGGAGAAAGAGAAGATGAAGGAGAAGGTGGATCGAATCCTGAAGCACGGCATCAACTGCTTCATCAACAG ACAGTTGATCTATAACTACCCGGAGCAGCTCTTCGCTCAGGCCGGCGTCATGGCCATCGAACACGCCGACTTCGCCGGAGTGGAGCGCCTCGCCCTCGTCACCG gcggTGAGATCACGTCCACCTTCGACCACCCGGAGATGGTGAAGCTGGGACACTGCAAACTGATCGAGGAGGTGATGATCGGCGAGGACACACTCATCCACTTCTCCGGCGTCGCCATGG gCGAGGCGTGCACCGTGGTGCTGCGCGGCGCGACGCAGCAGATCCTGGACGAGGCGGAGCGCTCGCTGCACGACGCGCTCTGCGTCCTGGCCCAGACGGTGAAGGAGCCGCGCACCATCTACGGAGGAG GCTGCTCCGAGATGCTGATGGCCAAAGTGGTGTCGGATCTGGCCAATAGGACGCCGGGAAAGGAGGCGGTCGCCATGGAGTCCTTCGCCAAGGCTCTGAGGAtg CTGCCGACCATCATCGCCGACAACGCCGGCTACGACAGCGCCGACCTGGTGGCTCAGCTGAGAGCCGCGCATCAGGAGAACAAGACCACCTTCGGCCTGA ACATGTCTGAAGGCGTGGTGGGAAACATGGCGGAGCTGGGCGTCACCGAGTCCTTCCAGGTGAAGCGTCAGATGCTGCTGAGCGCCTCCGAGGCCGCCGAGATGATCCTGAGGGTCGACAACATCATCAAAGCCGCGCCGAG GAAGCGAGTGCCGGACCACCACCCCTGctag